tcacaaaggaacaaataaaaaaaaagtatgcgAATGTCAGATCGACATACCAGATGTCGCTCgagtaattttcaatatatatattcaatatatAGACGACATATAATATAGGTATACACCACCCTTTCCTTTTCCAGGTTGAGCTGTCAAATTATTCTCTGTAGGCTTGTTTGTAAacgaaaatatataacattaatcgttatttgagttttttatttatttaatatttaaatcataactttaaatttaactaaaaggtttatatacacatatatacatacattttaaacacttgaaaataattatactaaaatttatttttagttatatattAAGATTTAACGTCAGTTTAATCGCGTACATGATATAATATCACCGGTGCTTTAAAAACTCCatcactaattttttcttttttttttcttttattctttcatcaataatttctatatatatacatatatctatatgtatatatagatacatataacatatatatacatgtatatacatacatatatatttgattacttaaattttcttattaatttttttatattatatatttaagtaaaataaaaagtgacattaattttaaatatatatttatatgttcaGTATTCAACTGTTGGGATAATTGCAAAATAATTGTGTTATTGATTATTTGTgtgtgataatgataatataaaattgagTGTTTTTAGTCTTAATATAACCTCTAGttagtatataatataataatattttatggtGTTACAGAAGAGTTTTGTTTGAAAGATGGATGAAAAAGAAGAGTTggttaaaaaatcattattcaaTTTTGTTAGAAAACAAGTACCTACTGCACAGCTCAGGTAAACTGATATTGTTATCATTGTTATGACAAAAaagttaacaataataataattatttatttagcttgATAGATGACATTGTATTGAGCTATGTGGTGAGCATGGTAGAGGAGAGCGCTTTAGAAGAAGAACTGGATGTCGAAGGGTTGTGTGAAATGGTCTCGGCATGTCTGCCAGAATTTTCAACGATTGAAAAAGAAGCTGTGACAAAGTGGCTGCTTGATGTTGAGAGTAAACTCAGAGAAGAAAATAAAGAAGAAGAAGCTGATAATTTTCAGCCTCATGAATCATTTAGCCAGCTGAGTTTGACTGCTCTGTTGCCACCAGACTCCCAGAGGATAAGGGTTCATCATTTATCAGAGACGAGTGATGCTGGGAGTGATTCCAGTGGCGAATATTTTAcagaagtaataaaataatataattatttcattttaactcTAATCTCTTGAACATGGGTTTGTATCcatgaattttcaaatgttcTATTGTAAACAGACCACATGCCTCcgaattttaaagaaaatgttCATTGAAAAAGGGATTTTCGGGCTGGCAACAACTCTATCGCTTAGTTAGGAGTCCAAAGAAGATCTAcgaattttttaagatttttccTTACAGaataacataattaaatatgacactgaaagtagcagacatcaggaaattttgtaatttttataaacaaatttcttGTAAAGTAAAACACAATTTTCAGAACATGgacaagaatattttttagtttttgatgtgcaattttaaaaagttttttctataagtattttaattgtttatttaagagaaatagatttttttaatgtcggctactttcagtatcataattaaatGGGCGGCGACCGCTAATGACCCATGTTCAAGGTTTACGGGTGTTGAAAACAGCGACATGGGATTGgagttaattgaaatttaaatttcatgattattcaaattattttagcaAAATGAAACTTCCTGGCATCAAGTAACACTACTTCAGGAAATGTTTCCAGCAGCAAGTCCAGCTGAGATTCGACACTGTCTCACAATAGCTGGTGGAGATGCTGCTAAAGCTGCTCAAATAGCTCTACATAGACAAGAAGCTGGTCAAAGTATCACGAGTAATCTCACTTATCTTACGGTAatctaacatttattttttaatattaaggtaaaagaccgGTACCGTCACTTATCcgaagacaaaatatccgaatacattttatccgatagacaaaatatccccagactaaatatcttataatataaatacttttaatataaatagtacGGTATCTTTTTATCAGAAAAGTTTAATATATTTGcacataaaatttgagtgtGTGATATGCTTGAAATTGTACtatgcccttttttcacagattgtgggtattattttggaaatagGTCAACACATGTGCTTGGAATTGTACGATACCCGTTTATCGAaaaccattaattatttttcacttaaaatatatttttctgaataagaTTTATCGACAGAATATTTTGTCTCTTGAATATttagtccggggatattttgtctatcggataaTTTGTattcggatattttgtcggggatattttatcTGCGAACTACAAGTCGTGCTAccaaaagacctagtacccgatcagggaactagtacccaatcacttcatgtatttgtaaatctatatttagtaaaacataggtataaaaatacatgattgatCGGGTACTTTTACGGGTCTTTGACCTtatagtaaaaagtatttgatttatttaatgtatgtATTATTAGCAACCTAATCGACGCTCAAAGGCTAGTGTAAATGACGAAGAGTTAAAGTCCCGAATAATAGCACGCTACAGTTACGTTGATCGAGACGACGATTCACGTGAACATCGTCCTGTAACTCCTAAacgtgagccaaaaaaactgGTACGTTATTTAGACAATAAAATAGTAAGTGTTAAAGGGGAGAGATATACAGAGATACGTCGGGGTGGTGAAGATGACGATGGTAATGAAGGAGCACGAAAGCGAGGCCACTGCCGTCCGTAACCAGTAACCATGCCTCCACCCCCTGATCCACCCCCTTGGAGGCATATCTCATTCTCATTTACTGTTATTCTAtcttactttatttaaatccgtattattattattattactattactatgtaaataatatgttttttaaattattatttaataagcgGACAATCACTATCAATTGTCACTCAAGTCACATTAGCTgagtcagaaaaatttaaatcttttttataatttctttttatatttaaatttattcaggttggaaatttaattatttgttatttattttttttttttccgtgaaaaaagaaaaataaataattaaataaaaagtcaaaataTCCTACCAAGTGAtggcattttattttttaagtgataatgcatttttttatgagtgtgaatgtagcaggcatcagacaaatttaaagttaacaataaatagagtaaataatttttttaaaaatttttataaaaaatgcacttattcatttcaaaaatttttaaatgcgcattttttaaaaatttaattttattaattatttactctatttatttataattttaaatttgtctgatatctgctacattcacactcatatttttttctaatcaagactacaaaaaaaatgaaaaaaagaaaaaaaaatagtcaaaaaaaagttctataCACACTGAATTgcccaatatttaaatattctcaaATACTCTAGTTATGGAACCTTTTATGACCAGactttaccttttttttaagttatctttgtctttaagttattttttttaatttttgactgaaTTTATATCGATGTTTTCtagttgtatttttttttaagggggAAAAATCTATGGATAAATATCTAGATAGATTATTTTTCGTTCTTTACTATCATTTAAAACTTAGTCTGCTTTACTAATTAAGAATTCTATAAAGTTATAGAATAAAATGatattatatgtatgtaattcaaaaaagtaatgttaattaacgtataatataaataactacTCGATAATAGTAgacaattaaaggaaaaaaaaaaacgtaaataatttataactgaGTTTGCATTTAAgatgaaagtttttttttatgtcgaatattattttttactctacttcacattaatttttattatattaaactaATATGTagtttaaatttcaagttaattatctcaatctttaaaattatttttatgtaaaattaattatgtatacgtataaatatatacatatgttttttttctttttcatgtACCGCTTttagatatatattatctatTTACGACTTCGTGTGGTCGTTTCGCACTTTTGAACAATcaaaatgtattaatgtattgatacgagtaaaaaaagtagttgaaaattattgaatatattCACAAGTTAGTAAGaatgaatgaattatttaggtattaaataatgagcgttttttttttaatttaattcaatgtgttgcgtaaaaatttttgaatttgtaacaagaaaagtaaaagacctagtacccgatcagggaactagtactcgatcatgtatttgtatagatatatttagtaaatatagatataaaaatgcatgagtgatcgggtactagtttcctgatcgggtactgggtcttaCCTTACACGTTTTTAACGGTGTGCCGTCACAACTGATCTCAACAATTTTATACCACAAGTGATCCCTATAAATTGATCCCACCGACATCTGATCCCATCAACAATTGATCGTcatttgatttttatcaacaactaattacataatttaactttttattacaacagtgaatttaagttattcatatcatagtaattaattaataattaaggccaggattttttccttaattgaaaatatgacaattaataattaatgatgtcaaatttttgatattatgggaaaaatattggtcgtatagaaaaattttttaagtaaaagttgtttaaaattaaattttctaaaaacaatgtctcttataatttttccttaAGATTAATAAGGAagccgtaatttaaaaattaagattttcttaattgacaaaaatttgaatcattcattatgaatcttaattttggaattacggtgaaaatattggtcgtatgtGAAAGTcataagaaacatttttttagaaaattaaattttctacaatttttgtttaaaaacttttttgataAGACCGATATTTTCGTCGGAATATCAAACATTTGAACcattcatttcaaaattaaggcaaaaatcttgtccctattaataattgattattttatgaatttgtcAGTGGGATCAGTTGTCTGTGGGATCCATTATCGTGTGGGATCCATTATCGTGTGATTACTTGTCGGTGATCAGTTGTCATagaaccgtttttaacacagtaTGTatgtgatttaattattttggcgAGATAATCACTTGTAATTTCTCACGCCATAATTTATagcagtattattattattactattattgtttaataaaaatgtagaCTGTATACTTTGTactattatcaataataattataattattattattattattattatcattattgttattatgagtaatgaaaaaattttgtctgaaAGCAAGTagacataaataataagtcAAACAcgaatataatattaaattacactAGATACtagttgtaataaaaattttaattttttataatttaaaaaaaaatttgaaatatttgttatcattactattaaaattttttgaaaagtctgtggtaattattataaaaatcatatcacagaattttttcaaacattataatataaataatattattataataatataaatttatgaaattttgttaatttataacttaactgatttttataactaactaatatattaataactttttttaatttataataattacgtTTTAAGCGTATGGATATTTTTCGTCTATGAGTCCAgtattacataaaaatatataaattttaatttaaaacattaaataaatttaataaaatatattatattaataaataataaatttgaacaaaaataaagTGGCAGTTGCCGAGTATTTATTGTCTAATATAATCATTATTagtgaaataataatagtaataattattatactaaATGGATATCAAATAATGGGCCAGTcctttatttaaagttttcatcatactattattattgattattaaaaagatGAAAATGCTCACACCATttagacaaattaaataattgttgttataacaattaaaagaTAAAAGTAACGCGCAAACATACAGTTCAAGTGTTCGAATttcacttattattattattctttaatataagaataaaaaaataaaaagtatgaaaaagatttatttatttttaaaatttgaaataagttTAGGCCATGAACCTTTAGCGCCATTTTTTCAAACcgggtttaaattattattgctggtatagggtagaggtaccgtttttggtcactttagggccagttttggacacgtgaaaaatttaaataaattaattcgtaAAAGACACAacaagataattaatttttttaatgtatttagaAATACTTTTGTCCCCCTCTTAAAACGGTAATTTTTGTTactctttttcattaattaaaataaaggattaaatgtccaaaaatggagcagtggccacaaatggtacctctgccctatctatatattattaatgtatagACTTTAATGATCAGTAGATTTTAATAAGTcgtcataattattattttttagaatatcaattattatttaatattaagcaggaagtaaaaaataaacacgaCGAAAAATCGACAATGACTAATtagattattaaaattcgCAATCAATGGATAATGTTCAATAGTTTAaagcgattaaaaaaaaaaaaacgtgaaaaactatgatcctaaagtttaaaatgatactgaaattaacgtgatactgaagttagccgacgtctaatagtttttggattttttaaaagacgataaattataaaaaaaaaaaaaatttttaaattgcacttatagtctttttaattttttacacgtgcattttttcagtttctttttttcttcaaatttaattgttcaaaataaaatcctaaaatatttaattgactgctgacttcaggatcataagttaaccaacgtctaataattttttgttttttttttaaacagtaaattataaaaaaaaaaataattggaaaaattgcacctgtagtttttaaaattttctacatgtgcatttttttatttattgtttttttgtagttgatttgttgaaaaaaaaaatctgaaaattgctAATAGTCTGCTAACTGCAGGATCATAGTTCaaaagacaattaacaattttcagattttttttttcaagaaatcaatcataaaaaaaagaaaacaaaaaatatgcacaagtagaaaattttaaaaactataagtgcaatttttttaaatattttttttttataatttatcgttttgaaaaaaatccaaaaattattaaacgtcgggTAACTTAAGTAtcttgaaaaaatgaaaaaatattttcaacttacctttaaattattttagccAATGATTATAGTAAAcacacaattaaaaattatccattGTACagcagataaaaataataaatttaaacgttaattaaatttttgattttttataaaatattcactatgatataaaaaaaaattagtaattaagtatcattaattatggtttatattattatttaattattttaataagagctgtgaataattacaaggaaataattaataaatgtagttaaaaaaattataattcgtacattttttttttcttgttatgtttatttaattatttttcagtttaaaaatattacaaattaatttaagaaataaatctgtcattattattataatttcactcaaaatataatttacggcttaaaaaaaattataattagtttttttttcagctgagcattaaaaatttaaataaattcgtgAGAAAAGACGTCTTGAGTGatgaaaaatatcgaaatatCGTTTGTCAAAAGTTGGTGATATCATTCAAAACATCTctacgattattattatcattattacatCAGTTAAATAATACTAAATTAAAACGAtagttttgataaataaatccaacaataataatgataataataatatgaatataaaaaactttaaatgaatacttataattaattatgacaaACACTTGTTACAAtctactaattaataattaaaaaataaaaaaaaaaagaaaggaTACAAGAAATTTCAGTGATACggaaaatgatgataaataatttacttcttCTTCTTTCTTGGTTTGTCTTGAGGAGCTGGCAAATTTTCCTGCTTCCTTTTACCAGTAGGTTTTGTTCCAACATTACCACCAGTACCTTTTTTACGACGTTCCTGTCTTTCACGTTCCTCCAACTCTTGATTTTCACGTTCAATTAAAGTAATAAGAGTATTACATCTTCTTTGTAGTTCTAATGCTGTCCTCGATTTAACGAACCAGTCAAATCTAAACTGTGGAGCTGAACGCACAGTAGCACGTAATTCTTCATAAACATTTTCTTTATCAAATCCAAGTTTATGCAGCATACAGACCAAAAATCTGTCTTCTTCTTCAGTATAATTTTTACCCTTATTCGTTCCATAGGCTATTCTCAGTTGATGAAACGGTGCGCGATATCTAGCCATTTTAGCGTCCAGTGCTTTTTTAATTCCAGCACGTCGTTGTATTTTAGCTTCCCCACGTTCTATTTGCGCCATGACACGATCAATGTCTTGTAACTCGTGACAACGTTCCCAAAAAACGGCTGAATACTCCATGACTTCTTCAGGTGTTTTGCCTTCAACTTCTTTagcaatattttcaatatcatcACGTCCGTATTTTTCATTGGCTTTAATGAATTGATTGAAATCTCTCTTAGTCCAATTTGTGAATCCTTGTGTcaacaatttttctttttcgctTATTTCGTCGTCTGTTAATTGTTGCGCATCATCGATTTTTCTTTGCTCTTCTTTTTGTATGCGTGTTGCATCAGAACCAAGCTCTGGATTTTTCGGTACTTTATACCCAACACTTTGACGGAAGTAATATATTTCTTGGTCAAGCAGTTCGAAAAGACGTGGTGGGAAAAATTGAAAGTCTTGTACTATTGGTTGTTTTGGTGGACGCGGTGCTTTGGGTGCTTTTGGTTCAGATACTCTCAATGCTTCACGAAAATATGCATCAACAGCATAATTGGCTTTACGTTCACGCTTAGGCGGTTCAATCCAATTACCAATacctaatattttttgtttctcacGATAATCTTCACCTTCAAATTGATATACTGAATCTGTTGGTGCATCAACAGTGAAATTTCTCAATGACGATTCACCAAGCGTTGAAAgttt
This genomic interval from Microplitis mediator isolate UGA2020A chromosome 2, iyMicMedi2.1, whole genome shotgun sequence contains the following:
- the LOC130678650 gene encoding CUE domain-containing protein 2 — translated: MDEKEELVKKSLFNFVRKQVPTAQLSLIDDIVLSYVVSMVEESALEEELDVEGLCEMVSACLPEFSTIEKEAVTKWLLDVESKLREENKEEEADNFQPHESFSQLSLTALLPPDSQRIRVHHLSETSDAGSDSSGEYFTEQNETSWHQVTLLQEMFPAASPAEIRHCLTIAGGDAAKAAQIALHRQEAGQSITSNLTYLTQPNRRSKASVNDEELKSRIIARYSYVDRDDDSREHRPVTPKREPKKLVRYLDNKIVSVKGERYTEIRRGGEDDDGNEGARKRGHCRP